The Montipora capricornis isolate CH-2021 chromosome 3, ASM3666992v2, whole genome shotgun sequence genome window below encodes:
- the LOC138043051 gene encoding uncharacterized protein produces the protein MKASMNSIFWNRQIKKNKVLSGRPEPLGVGELLFDETKVQSRIQIRCTDGVAIGYAMSQNDWSCLHDIYETLDSSDSSTAKKANYVLQSYWRDMTSGFEFAGPYFLREVPLDGKFLHDILFQVVSVLEKFLFHVVLLVGDGASCNLAFFKRLCGYANSQLLRVDTGDDPYTFKASFINPFSARPDKTCFVMICPAHQLKNVIAALYSSRSGGKKAFEKGGVALGWQPIVDQYNRDQHRVALGIGRRVPGLRYSYVERDCWTRLNVMPAKIMQQRYMIAALNEYASEQPQPADTATVTETAKFLHACNLTFEKGVLSHAFISSENSSILKNVKSGWQYFVEWAEEHHNTDYTDNSKRARSLKFLAWQTFDLQRVMVYCFLQFSKYFFENFPGYSLSPLRMSISRLESLFSSSWKPRCWELWFIFRPCPSTT, from the exons ATGAAGGCATCAATGAACAGCATCTTCTGGAACAGGCAGATCAAGAAAAATAAAGTACTTAGTGGCAGACCTGAACCCCTTGGTGTTGGAGAACTACTTTTTGATGAGACAAAG GTCCAGAGTAGGATTCAAATACGTTGCACTGATGGTGTGGCTATTGGATATGCCATGAGTCAGAATGACTGGTCTTGCCTTCATGATATTTACGAGACCCTTGATTCTTCTGACTCAAGCACAGCCAAAAAGGCAAATTATGTGTTGCAAAGCTATTGGCGAGACATGACATCTGGATTTGAATTTGCTGGGCCTTATTTCCTCAGAGAAGTTCCACTTGATGGAAAATTTCTTCATGACATCCTCTTCCAGGTTGTCAGCGTTTTGGAGAAGTTCTTGTTTCATGTAGTGTTACTGGTTGGTGACGGTGCTTCTTGTAACCTGGCCTTTTTTAAGAGGCTGTGCGGCTATGCCAATTCACAGTTACTGAGGGTTGATACTGGGGATGATCCATACACCTTTAAGGCCAGTTTCATCAACCCTTTTAGTGCAAGACCAGACAAGACATGCTTTGTCATGATATGTCCTGCTCATCAG ttgaagaACGTCATTGCTGCCCTATACAGTTCAAGAAGTGGAGGAAAGAAGGCATTTGAAAAAGGAGGAGTGGCTTTGGGTTGGCAGCCCATTGTGGATCAGTACAACCGGGATCAGCACAGAGTAGCACTGGGTATAGGAAGACGTGTCCCTGGTTTACGATATAGTTATGTTGAAAGGGATTGCTGGACAAGACTGAATGTTATGCCTGCAAAAATTATGCAG CAACGGTACATGATAGCAGCATTAAATGAGTATGCCAGTGAACAACCACAACCAGCAGATACTGCTACAGTTACAGAAACTGCAAAATTTCTTCATGCCTGTAATTTGACCTTTGAGAAAGGTGTCCTAAGCCATGCTTTTATAAGCTCAGAAAACTCCAGCATCTTAAAGAATGTCAAGAGTGGCTGGCAATATTTTGTAGAGTGGGCAGAGGAACATCACAATACAg ATTACACAGACAACTCCAAAAGAGCACGATCTTTAAAGTTCTTAGCTTGGCAG ACATTTGACCTTCAGCGGGTTATGGTGTACTGCTTCCTCCAGTTTTCAAAGTACttctttgaaaactttcctGGTTACAGTTTGTCTCCACTTCGCATGTCAATCAGTCGGTTGGAGTCTCTGTTTTCAAGCTCATGGAAACCTCGGTGCTGGGAACTATGGTTCATCTTTAGGCCGTGTCCAAGTACGACGTGA